From the Fusarium oxysporum Fo47 chromosome X, complete sequence genome, the window CTCTCTTCCTTCCTGCATCATTACACGACTTTCTTGtttttctccttctggattcttcttttccttgtcatcatcatcaatctcatcttcaCTGTTCATCTCTAGCAAAATGAACTACGCCGCGAATTCCTCATCGCCATCTATCAATACCTTCGAATTCAATACTCAGGACACCCCTCGCATCATCCAAGCCATCGGCTACTCACGATTCAATGCGAAGTATCTTCCTGGCGCGATACACCGCCCAATCAAATATCCCACTGCCGTCCTCCACTCGCTGGAATCGTTCGCCAATTCCAACAATCGTCCCCGCCCCAGCAGTGTCTTCGGTCGTCATCCCCTGCCCGTTCGGCGTATTCTTCCGTGGTGCGACGTGCAAATCCTCTTCAATCTTCGACAGACGAGCTTTCGGCTACGAAAAATCATAAGTAGATCCCTGATATACAAGAGCATTATCAGCGCCCTTCCTCTGTACCATGCGATACTCGGCACAAGATATGCGCAACGTGTGCTGCTCATTGAGTTTTGGGAAAAACTCACCACGATGTGGTGTGACTGCTGTAGCGAGTTCGCTATGCTCATCAGCATCCCTGAATGGTTGCGACTTTGCCAGAATTGCGTCGAGAGAGGCGTACGATATGATAATGGCCTAGACCGGGAACTCGGAGTCTCTAAATTTGTACGATTGAGCACTTTGGCAGAGTGGTTACCTCCAGGTTTTGCGCTCCCTCCTTCGGTGTGGCTCCTGACAGTTGGCTTGAAAGGCTAGAGGCATGATGTCGTGGAATATGGCAGCGTCAAACGGCTTGACGAAGGAAGGCCACGATcatggaagagcttggcCCAGTTCAATTACTTGGTGACAAGCGCAGTGCCATACATGGATCCGGAAAACGATGAGACAGAGTCTGGAATCGCGTGCAAGGGGTGCATTTGCGAACCCCCAAAGCGGCCAAGAAGACAATACGGAATTGAGAGAGTTTATAACCGTGAGGAATTCTTGGAGCATTTCTAGTGGTGCTATAAAGCGCAGTTGTTATGGCAAGCTTATTGTCAGGAAGGCTCAAGCATTCCCATCGACACGACAAATTTTGCAGTGATTCAAGGAGCGATCAACTCGGTTCAGACAAATCAGACAAACGGTTAGCTTTTACCCCTACTACTGGAACATTGGTTGAAGTCAAAATATGTGGTTTGGAGTTTTCCTTTGCCTGTTACactctttctcttttccttcgGTTTCACGAGGCGTTTAGAGAAAATTGCTATCTATCAGAGTTGACGAATAGATTGTTTAAAGGTTTAATGCTATTATATGTACACACAAAGATCAAGTGTCAACGCCATCGGGCTACAAATTGCCGACGTCGGTTGAGAATTAATGAGGTTTCCAGATGCTTCCAAGACCAGACTCACATACAGAATGAGCCGAGGAAACACAATCCAACCATGAGTCAAGAAGTCATGATTTAGCAAGAGGCGACGCTGGGAACGTTCTTGCAGCTATCATACTTCTTACCACCAGTGACCTGGACATTCTGCCAAGTCCAGCCCTTGCAACCAGAGCTTCCGCAGACGATAGCAGCATTCTTGCCGCTGGAAGAAACACCgttcttgcccttgatgTTCTTAAGGGTGAGGCCAGTGATGGGGAGACCGCTGGTGGGCTCGCCGTGGAGATCACCGCCGTCGTAGTTCTGCTCAATGAGGATGCCGTACTTGGTGATCTTGGAGAGGGTGATGTCGGAGTAGGTGACCTTGTTGACCTTGCCGGTGGTGTTCTTCATGGTCTTGACGCGGATGCCGTTGGCGGAGTTGGTGACCTCGGAGTTGAGGAACTGCACGTTGTCGACGATGTTGTCGTCGCGGCCGCCGACACTGCCGATGGAGAGACCGTGTCCGCCGTGGCAGTAACCGTTCTGGAAGATGATGTTCTGTTGAAGTCAGTGAGATATTCTTAGAGAGGTTAAGGAGTGACTGACCTTTCCGGAGTTGACGGCAACACAGTCGTCCTGGTTATAGACCTTGGCGCCGGTGATGGTAACACCAGTGGAAGAACCGATGTCAAAAGCATCAGTGTTGTGACCGCCCTTGGTGTCACCATCCTTGTTATCAAGAGTGAATTGGTTGATAGTGAGACCGTTAACACCGTTGATGCTGACAGCCTGAACGGGGGTGTTCTTGACATAAAGATTGTTAATCTTGGAGTCAGTGAGCTTATGAGCCGCAAAGAACTTGGGCTTATCCTTGCCACTGTTTCCTCCGTTTCCATCCCACCATCGCTCACCACCAGCGTTAAGCACAGCACCAGAGCCCTCAACGGTGATCTTGTTTCCAGAGATCTTCATAAGAGGTCCCTTCCACTCCTTGTAGCCCCAGGTAGTAGTTCCCTTGAAGATAACCTTGGTGTTgtccttgagcttgctgagATCCAGAGTCTCGCCACTGGGGACAGCGACGTTGTTGAGGACAATGGTGGCGCAGGCGGCTTGCGACTTGCTGGCCTTGGAGGCACCGTCGGAGCCGGAGAAGGTGCAAGATGTGGCGCGCTTGGCGTAGGCGTGGACATCGGGGGCTTGGGTCACTGCTGGGGCGGGAACAGCGATGGCGCTGCCGGCCAGGGCAGCGAGGAGAGCGAAGCCGAGCTTGGTCATTTTGAATTGTAGAGAGAAGTATGTAATGAGTGACGAAAATAAACGAATGTACTTAGTGAAAGAGTAACCTTTGACCGGCAAAAGGAATGTGATGATCTTGTGTGCTACATCACTTCGTCTTCCGTGCTACCTATATGCTTATATATTCCCCGAATCTTGAATGCCCAGCCAAGCGGTTACCCGTTATATCCGAGTTTCTATGTTTCCAGAAACCGCCCTATTCTGCGTATTCTATGGAACATAATTATCCTCCAATTACGAATAGCGCCGAGACTGTCAACGCGGAACGAGTTAAATGAGAAGGGTGACTTGAAACTCCATTCACCAAACATCACCGTCTGTACGCGGGCTCCTCTCTGCAATTGGGACGAATTGCGTGTGGGGACCTGGCCCCTGGGTTGACAGGTGGAGCAGCAGAGGCCGATTATCCGGAGTAGCGCGATATGCCGTTCTTGGCAAATCGGGAATGTTTCCGGTTCATGTTTCAGGTTTGACTTTGGCCAGAGAAAGAGCCTCACTGAGTTAAAGGTCACTTAGGTTCAATGGTTAGTTTCGTGTTAAACAAGTGCGTTTAGAAGTATGGTGAGTTCAGTTTCAAGATAGGCTCCTGTACACGAATGCGACGTTGCATCCGAGGTAAAGGTATTGGCCTGGTGTGATATAGATATCGGGGGATAAGATCGTATAACGGTGAGTATCCTGGAAAAGAAGTTGCTAACCCCTACAGGGCTCTCCCTGCTTTCGTCCGAGGTTCATATCCGTATCCACGGCGGTGGTACCCAACCCGCTTACATCTCTGTTCTCATCAAGTGATGCCCCGACTGCGTTGGCGTCGAACTTTCAAAGTAAGCATATAATTTAAGTGTTTGCCCGCGTCAACTACCATACCCTATAGGACGTAGACTATGACATAGAAGTTCAGCGAAGTGGAAAAATCAAGACTTGGCTGCATACTGGTTCGCCAAGACATCACGGCACTCACACGCGAGgaaataagctaaaaggCCAAGGAAAAAGTGGCCAGACGTTGGGGCTgattatcttatatttatgGGGTCGTGAGATTACGATCCTGCCAAGACTGATACTCGTCGGCGACGTCGGCGAACCTAAAGACATTGAGTATCTGAGACTCCTGGGCATTACCCTATTCTCTCGCTACTATACTCGAGACTTGTTGAGATCAGTCATCTGCGGCGCAGTGACAGCGATGAAGCAAACGTCATTCCTGTGTCTGGTTTCGATCAGTAATCTTTAACTGTTTCTCCGAGACAGACTGTCACACTTCCTCACTATGCAGTGAGAAACGGGCTGTGAGGACCCAAAGTCCTAAACATGCATACGCCAATCATGATAGTGTCCTTAGCGGTTTACATGCCTACATCTTAGGGCCTATCACAGGCCTCGAACGACTATGATGTAACCATGAGCGAACCACGCACAAGTCTTCCCAGCAATAAAAAGGCCGCGGACTTTCTCCGGTGTGAGACTGGTGGCCtatgctttctttttcctatcttgtctcatctcatcccttCTTTTCTCACATCGCTTAAAGATATCTATCGTCTTTTGGTCCACGCTGTGCTATTAAAACATCCATGTGCATACTGCAACGGAGAGATGAGCAGCAGTAGCCCCGAGCCAGTGAAATCACACTCGGAGTAACGCCGAGAGATGGAAGCGCTTAGTTCCTTCATTTTTGGTTTCGGGGTTGGCTTGTGTACCACGAAAGGTAGCGGCCAAAGTACCTTGCGATGCAGGTCGCCACGAAAATGTGCTTTTGCCTGACGGTGTCCTTTGAGGACATGAGGAGATTTGATAGGGATTGCACTTTCTGTATTGGCGCCACTGCTTTTAGATTCAATGCATGATGATCGTGAGGCGCCCCTGAATGAATCATCGCTCTTCTCCCCTTCCCTCACTGCTCGCCTTACCACGTATCTATGGCTGTCGTGTAAACATTGAAACAAGAAAATAGGCATTGTGACTGGAATATACATCTCAGTAATACATGGAAGAGCTGATTTATAGCACCTGGTTGCTCCTTATGAAGTCTTCACATTTTACCTTTCCAGGCAGTCTCGCGGCAAGAGAATTAATTTGCCATATTACCGTTATCTTTACCCGTCAATGAAGTCTTCTCCTCATTCTTAGGAACAACCTATTTCTAAGACCCAGCACAATGGAATCGTGTTATGGAACTAGATCCTTCCCTCAGTTGATCGATCTCCCTGGTGCGTGGCATGGGAACCAGTTCTCCGACGAGTCAGAGTACGTATACAATCTTAGCTCCCAGGAAGTTGAGGAAATCGAGAACGCTCTGTCACTTCAAAGGTTGGTTCTCTATATACCTTGCAGCAAGTAGGGTCTGATTTAGTGATAGCCCTTGGCCTAGATGGGGACTTGATCTGCCGGCAGAACTTTCCACTTCCGACAGTTGGGAAAAGCCTTGATCGTATACGGCTAGATGTTCATGAGGGGAAGGGTTTCGGTTTGGTCCGAGGAATAAATCCCTTGGACTACCCCGCTGAGGACTTGACGATGATGTACCTCGGTGTTCAATCGTACATCGCCAACCTTCGAGGTCGACAGGATGAGAAGGGAAATATGTTGGGTAATATACATCAACGGAGTACTGCGCATGGGCGCTGACCATGTTTGACTGCAGTCCATATCGTAGCCGACAACTCTTCTAACCTTTCTAGTCAGCATCATCGCCACTCGACATCGGAAATCGTAAGTGTGACTCTTGAAATTGAGACTATGGCTGGTAACTGAGCTTTTAGACGTTTTATAACGAGGAGTCCGGAGACATTGTGAGCTGGCTGACACGGAGTACCGCAGCCTCAGGTGGGAGATGCATCATCGCTTCAGGGTATGCGGTATACAATATCCTGAATCGACACCACCCCGCATCTATCCGCCAGCTTTCTCAGCCTAAGTGGGTTTTTGCAAAGTAAGAACAGCAGCAGCTAGTCTCTATTATAAGAAAGATCTTTAATAAATGCCATATAGCCAGGAAGGATATCCCAGACCGCTATTATTCTATCACCGCAACAGAATCATGCTCAACTTCGGCCGAGTCCCTCTAATTGGTAATGCGATCCATCCGCGCCCGGCTCATCTACCGCGAATTTCCATGAAACAGCTTAAAGCGCTGGAAGACATTGAACGCGCAGCTAGAAAAGTCCAGTTGGAGATTGAGACGAAACCAGGTGATATTCACTTCATCAATAATCTCTTCATACTGCACAAAcgtgatagcttcaagaATGGTGACGGGGTTGGCGAGAAGAGGCAATTGGTTCGGATGAGGCTTCGGGATGATGAGCTGGGCTGGAATCTACCGGAGAGTCTGAGAAAGGAGTGGACAGATGCGTTTGGTGCAGGTTTAGATAAGCTTTGGCATGTTGATCCTATGCCGGAAGGTTACTTTCCTTTGAGATCGTATCCGAATTAGATGGGTCAGGAACAGGGCCGTAAAAGAGAACAGGAATACACGTTAGAAGGATCTATATATAGAGTTATATCTATAGAATACGGATAGAATAACTAGGCTATTGGCGTTTTCTTTTTCGGACATACATAGCGCTCAAAACATCATTGTAGTCTGTCTTTGGACACGCTATGTATATTCATCAGAATCCAAAACAAAAGATATTGTGTAGCGATCTGCAAGCATCGACTTAGTCACAGATAGTCATTTCCACGACTCAGGCTATTATAGATACTTTGTGTTATTAAATAAGCCATCTTGAGTAACTCTTTGATGCAGTGCTCCAAAATGGGGTCGTGATGCTGACCCCACATTACCTCACCTGGAGACCCCTCTCTCGGGAGCCCACCTCGGACATAGCTCATCTACACCTACTCAGCAAAGGCATAACGCAATATTACTTCAAATCCTAATTACCGAGAGACATTATGACCGCAACCATCTCTCACGAGTCATTAAACGCCACACTCACAGGTCTCAGGACCTCGGACGTGATTCAGTTTCGAGGCATTCCGTATGGCCGCGTTCCTCGACGATTCGCTGCGCCTGAAAAACTGGACAGGTATCCTAGATTTCTTGACTGCACTAACTTTGGGTGTGGCCTCCTACTTCCAATATTTTAAAGCTCAAAATAACTGAAACAATCAGACCTCGATGTCCGCAAGTTGCTGTCGATGTCGGACATTTGTTGCGCGTTCCTCCAGATCATACATTCCCACATGAGCCGGAGGATGAGTTCAAATGCACCAATTTAGATGTCGTATTGCCTGACAGGGGCCCTGACGTAGGAAATTCCAACTTGCCGGTCTTGGTTTGGATACATGGTAAATTCTACGTCGAACCGTTACTATCAGAAGCTAAACATGGGACAGGAGGTTCACAAGCCGTGACGTTTGGAAGCGCTGCATCCGGAGTCTGCGGTATGAGCCTAGCTCAAGTGATTGTGCGAACTAACGTGTTCCATCAGACATGAGCAAAATAGTGGCTGATTCGATCCGTTTGGGAAAGCCAATAATCGCTGTATCCGTTCAGTATCGACTCAATGTCTTTGCTCTTGGCAATGGAGGGGGGCCTCCGAACTTAGCTCTTCGTGATCAAGAGCTGGCTTTACAGTGGGTTCAAGATCATATTTCaggctttggtggtgatccGGTACTCAAACATTCTAAAGCTAGAAGAGTAATGGGCTAACAAAACGTGCAGGATATGCTTACTTTAGCGGGCGAGAGTGCCGGGGCTATTTATTGTCACGCCCACTTGGTTGCAAATGCGCGCGTGCGACAAGTCATTCTATCATCTGGCTCATTGTTCCTGTCGTCACCTCAGCCTTGGAATTTGGTAGCAAGTTTTCGGGACAAGGTTTCCACGAACTTGAAGGACCTGGATCAAACGCTCGATTTGGAAACTGCATCTGCAAGTCAGGTTGTTGAGGCGGTCAGAAGATCTGGCGTACAGTCATTTTTCCTCGAATGGGAGGAACCCTTCAATGCTTGGCATACCAAGACAGGCAGTGCAGAGAGACTACTTCTCAGCGACGTGACGAAAGAGGTTAGTAAATGATGGTCATCAGATGAGATGGCTACTAACGTGTAAAAGGGAGCCATTTACCAAGCAGGAGTATGGGCAACAGACCCCAGCGACATAGCGAAAGCCTTTGATGCTTCCGAGCAATATGGcgacgagctcaagaagTTGTATCATGTCTACCCCGACCGACCTTCATCCTGCAAAAATGGGGCATTGGACTTTATCAACGACTACAAGTACCTGCTACCAATCCAGTGCCTCGAGAAATCCTTCAAGGATGCAAGGAAGCCCGTTTTCAGATGTCTGATAGACGAAGCAAATCCATGGCAGCCTTCAAGTGGAGCTCATCACGCCGTCGACCTTGTTCTCTTGTTCGGA encodes:
- a CDS encoding Alpha/Beta hydrolase protein, whose product is MTATISHESLNATLTGLRTSDVIQFRGIPYGRVPRRFAAPEKLDRYPRFLDCTNFGPRCPQVAVDVGHLLRVPPDHTFPHEPEDEFKCTNLDVVLPDRGPDVGNSNLPVLVWIHGGSQAVTFGSAASGVCDMSKIVADSIRLGKPIIAVSVQYRLNVFALGNGGGPPNLALRDQELALQWVQDHISGFGGDPDMLTLAGESAGAIYCHAHLVANARVRQVILSSGSLFLSSPQPWNLVASFRDKVSTNLKDLDQTLDLETASASQVVEAVRRSGVQSFFLEWEEPFNAWHTKTGSAERLLLSDVTKEGAIYQAGVWATDPSDIAKAFDASEQYGDELKKLYHVYPDRPSSCKNGALDFINDYKYLLPIQCLEKSFKDARKPVFRCLIDEANPWQPSSGAHHAVDLVLLFGGFDLSFSPSAERVGQAMREAWIKFVSGEEPWPEATEKYYGFGPHGSLKTLEDWEVQSRRRIGLAEKLSEMESSFLDKTSRGLAAGKVSLLN
- a CDS encoding glycoside hydrolase, whose protein sequence is MTKLGFALLAALAGSAIAVPAPAVTQAPDVHAYAKRATSCTFSGSDGASKASKSQAACATIVLNNVAVPSGETLDLSKLKDNTKVIFKGTTTWGYKEWKGPLMKISGNKITVEGSGAVLNAGGERWWDGNGGNSGKDKPKFFAAHKLTDSKINNLYVKNTPVQAVSINGVNGLTINQFTLDNKDGDTKGGHNTDAFDIGSSTGVTITGAKVYNQDDCVAVNSGKNIIFQNGYCHGGHGLSIGSVGGRDDNIVDNVQFLNSEVTNSANGIRVKTMKNTTGKVNKVTYSDITLSKITKYGILIEQNYDGGDLHGEPTSGLPITGLTLKNIKGKNGVSSSGKNAAIVCGSSGCKGWTWQNVQVTGGKKYDSCKNVPSVASC